In Streptomyces seoulensis, the following are encoded in one genomic region:
- a CDS encoding SMI1/KNR4 family protein, with the protein MTTGRLGQEAAPPNAAYAGQVVHFPDPVRAARHPRGVRIDEHGHPDFAPYARAAAEIAEPPEGFGVDELRLTDYVSANAVLAASGHELWDTVPEVATPHGWTWHHVANSRRVELIPVEVKALLRHHGGVATAVVDHAKRGTRPLNETRPAHFALPKSGVAVTESQVQGVEEDLGYRLPGAYRSFLKAAGGCAPVGAALDAELGLLLDQPFFTVRDEAAVNDLAYVNKCLRDHLTKDYLGVAFVQGGLVAVKVKGERAGSVWFCAYDDVRDTDPSWSAAERVERLLLPCGDDFDAFLSRLAGDPPELDTVASLMVDGGFAHAVPVSAASAPAGE; encoded by the coding sequence ATGACGACAGGTCGGCTCGGGCAGGAAGCCGCGCCGCCGAACGCGGCCTATGCCGGGCAGGTCGTGCACTTCCCGGACCCGGTGCGGGCGGCCCGCCATCCGCGCGGCGTACGGATAGACGAGCACGGTCATCCCGACTTCGCGCCCTACGCGCGCGCGGCGGCCGAGATCGCGGAGCCCCCGGAGGGCTTCGGCGTCGACGAACTGCGGCTGACCGACTACGTGTCGGCGAACGCGGTGCTCGCGGCGTCGGGGCACGAGCTGTGGGACACGGTGCCGGAGGTGGCGACGCCGCACGGCTGGACGTGGCACCACGTGGCGAACTCCCGGCGTGTGGAGCTGATCCCGGTCGAGGTGAAGGCGCTGCTGCGCCACCACGGCGGGGTGGCTACGGCGGTGGTGGACCACGCCAAGCGCGGCACCCGCCCGCTGAACGAGACGCGTCCGGCGCACTTCGCGCTCCCCAAGTCGGGTGTCGCGGTGACGGAGTCGCAGGTGCAGGGCGTCGAGGAGGACCTCGGCTACCGGCTGCCCGGCGCCTACCGCTCGTTCCTGAAGGCGGCCGGCGGCTGCGCCCCGGTGGGCGCGGCGCTCGACGCGGAGCTGGGCCTGCTGCTGGACCAGCCGTTCTTCACCGTCCGGGACGAGGCGGCGGTCAACGACCTGGCGTATGTGAACAAGTGCCTGCGCGACCACCTGACCAAGGACTACCTGGGTGTCGCGTTCGTCCAGGGCGGTCTGGTCGCGGTGAAGGTGAAGGGCGAGCGGGCCGGTTCGGTGTGGTTCTGCGCGTACGACGACGTACGGGACACCGACCCGTCGTGGTCGGCGGCGGAGCGCGTGGAGCGGCTGCTGCTGCCCTGCGGGGACGACTTCGACGCGTTCCTGTCCCGGCTGGCCGGTGATCCGCCGGAGCTGGACACGGTGGCGAGTCTGATGGTGGACGGCGGCTTCGCGCACGCCGTCCCGGTGTCCGCGGCGTCGGCGCCGGCGGGGGAGTGA
- a CDS encoding YwqJ-related putative deaminase, which produces MNTMPTGGTDVRAGDPRIGWSDSTEPPAPALLHRRDGILPAVAAALSVRGATLTGTAARGDQPAPLHHLVQDFLDTLTSGQRDRFTGRCAETILISRHLTAADATRSRRSARRPMTNGEARKSLKHAKLTARRIREDGDPLHGSFATPCRACAALTAHFGVRVVDPATTGD; this is translated from the coding sequence ATGAACACGATGCCGACCGGAGGTACCGACGTGCGGGCCGGCGACCCCCGCATCGGCTGGAGCGACAGCACCGAACCTCCCGCCCCTGCCCTGCTGCACCGCCGCGACGGCATCCTGCCCGCCGTCGCCGCCGCCCTCTCCGTACGCGGCGCCACCCTCACCGGCACCGCCGCCCGCGGCGACCAGCCGGCCCCCCTGCACCACCTCGTGCAGGACTTCCTCGACACCCTCACCAGCGGCCAGCGCGACCGCTTCACCGGACGGTGCGCCGAGACGATCCTCATCTCCCGGCACCTCACCGCCGCCGATGCCACCCGCAGCAGGCGCTCCGCCCGCCGCCCCATGACCAACGGCGAGGCCCGCAAGTCCCTCAAGCACGCCAAGCTCACCGCCCGCCGCATACGCGAGGACGGCGACCCGCTGCACGGCAGCTTCGCCACCCCCTGCCGCGCCTGCGCCGCCCTCACCGCCCACTTCGGCGTCCGCGTCGTCGACCCGGCCACCACCGGCGACTGA
- a CDS encoding SUKH-3 domain-containing protein: MHPDRTSSPRLTAPHAPGGTAPRFPGAVDNALRTAGWHPGRWDIKQAEIWADTLREHLSPAGHRHAVFPAAVEAWAEFGGLHVTPTGSGRQIAPANLHLDPLQGLHLARTLGDLGRALATELSPLGEETDTAALLAIDTQGRVYTLDHTGDWYLGPDIDHALTALIAGTQPVRLTTG, from the coding sequence ATGCACCCCGACCGCACCTCCTCCCCCCGGCTCACCGCACCCCACGCGCCGGGCGGCACCGCGCCCCGCTTCCCCGGCGCCGTCGACAACGCGCTGCGCACCGCGGGCTGGCACCCCGGCCGCTGGGACATAAAGCAGGCCGAGATCTGGGCCGACACCCTGCGCGAACACCTCTCCCCGGCCGGCCACCGGCACGCCGTCTTCCCCGCCGCCGTCGAAGCCTGGGCCGAGTTCGGCGGACTCCACGTCACCCCCACCGGAAGCGGCCGCCAGATCGCCCCCGCCAACCTCCACCTCGACCCGCTCCAGGGCCTGCACCTCGCCCGCACCCTCGGCGACCTCGGCCGCGCCCTGGCCACCGAACTCAGCCCGCTGGGCGAGGAGACCGACACCGCCGCCCTCCTCGCCATCGACACCCAGGGCCGCGTCTACACCCTCGACCACACCGGCGACTGGTACCTCGGCCCCGACATCGACCACGCACTGACCGCGCTCATCGCCGGCACCCAGCCCGTCCGCCTCACCACCGGCTGA
- a CDS encoding SAM-dependent methyltransferase yields MDAGVGVTALLVAAGRAIEARRADALARDPYAECFVRAAPVSALWPVSLEEVPRGDADPVWGRLARYFGLRTRVLDDALRSAARAGTRQFVLLGAGLDTRAFRLDWPSGSTVWEVDRPGVLGFKERVLAAVGAVSSAGRVPVPVDLRGDWAAALLGAGLDPGLPVAWLAEGLLLYLPAAAERRLIGVIDELSAPGSMLGYEVKLLEEARAVRDSPVYAEARERLGVDLLALFDGDPRPDSAAELAARGWRTEVGTPYDHVRRYGRGPRPEPDDALAANRWVFAVKGAAGVSRW; encoded by the coding sequence GTGGACGCCGGGGTCGGGGTGACCGCGCTGCTGGTGGCGGCGGGGCGGGCGATCGAGGCGCGCCGTGCGGACGCGCTGGCGCGTGATCCGTACGCGGAGTGCTTCGTGCGGGCGGCGCCGGTGTCGGCGCTCTGGCCGGTGTCGCTGGAGGAGGTGCCGCGCGGGGACGCCGATCCGGTGTGGGGGCGGCTCGCCCGGTACTTCGGGCTGCGGACGCGGGTGCTGGACGACGCGCTGCGGTCGGCGGCGCGGGCCGGGACCCGGCAGTTCGTGCTGCTGGGGGCTGGCCTGGACACGCGGGCGTTCCGCCTGGACTGGCCGTCGGGCAGCACGGTGTGGGAGGTGGACCGCCCCGGTGTGCTCGGCTTCAAGGAGCGGGTGCTGGCGGCGGTGGGCGCGGTTTCGTCGGCCGGGCGGGTGCCGGTGCCGGTGGATCTGCGCGGGGACTGGGCGGCGGCGCTGCTCGGCGCGGGTCTGGACCCGGGTCTGCCGGTGGCGTGGCTGGCGGAGGGGCTGCTGCTGTATCTCCCGGCGGCCGCCGAACGCCGACTCATCGGAGTCATCGACGAGTTGAGCGCGCCGGGCAGCATGCTCGGTTACGAGGTGAAGCTGCTTGAGGAGGCCCGCGCGGTGCGGGACAGCCCGGTGTACGCGGAGGCGCGGGAGCGGCTGGGAGTGGATCTGTTGGCGCTGTTCGACGGTGATCCGCGTCCGGACTCGGCGGCGGAGCTGGCGGCCCGGGGCTGGCGGACCGAGGTGGGGACGCCGTACGACCATGTCCGCCGGTACGGGCGGGGGCCTCGGCCGGAGCCGGACGACGCGCTGGCCGCCAACCGCTGGGTGTTCGCGGTGAAGGGGGCGGCGGGGGTCAGCCGGTGGTGA
- a CDS encoding cysteine hydrolase family protein: MSGVVLVVVDLQNDFCDASAAARHGGDPVVLADAAGAAADVVDRARAAGVEVVFVRFLGDVGHQGPSWRRRDAVLGKRAKCVSGSRGAEFHGVVPAAGERVFTKYACFDAFLAEGFERYLRERGVVRLVFAGVFTDVCVDSTARTAFQKGFEVSVLTDCTTPLHLPEPLVLSFMARVYGARLTTRADPELWAVCPPASTEEEPSRLSVRRAGPVPVTSEWTPGSG, encoded by the coding sequence GTGAGCGGGGTTGTGCTGGTGGTGGTCGACCTGCAGAACGATTTCTGCGACGCGTCGGCCGCCGCCCGGCACGGCGGTGATCCGGTGGTGCTGGCGGATGCGGCGGGGGCGGCGGCGGACGTGGTGGACCGGGCGCGGGCGGCCGGGGTGGAGGTGGTGTTCGTCCGCTTCCTGGGGGATGTCGGGCATCAGGGTCCGAGCTGGCGGCGGCGGGACGCGGTCCTGGGCAAGCGGGCGAAGTGTGTGTCGGGGAGCCGGGGCGCGGAGTTCCACGGGGTGGTGCCGGCCGCGGGGGAGCGGGTGTTCACCAAGTACGCGTGTTTCGACGCGTTCCTGGCGGAGGGGTTCGAGCGGTATCTGCGGGAGCGGGGGGTGGTGCGGCTGGTGTTCGCGGGGGTGTTCACCGATGTGTGTGTGGATTCGACGGCGCGGACGGCGTTCCAGAAGGGTTTCGAGGTGTCGGTGCTGACGGACTGCACGACGCCGTTGCATCTGCCGGAGCCGCTGGTGCTGTCGTTCATGGCGCGGGTGTACGGGGCCCGGCTGACGACGCGTGCGGACCCGGAGCTGTGGGCCGTGTGTCCGCCGGCCTCGACCGAGGAGGAGCCATCACGACTGTCGGTTCGGCGGGCCGGTCCGGTGCCGGTGACTTCGGAGTGGACGCCGGGGTCGGGGTGA
- a CDS encoding isocitrate/isopropylmalate family dehydrogenase — MTVVGLAVGRGTGAEVAGVFERVLGRLAGASEVPVRVERAERVYHSYVSLRGEAPERVAALTEEDAAHYEGFCRGLAARGVSAVFRTAVNAQSLYLVRQRLRAVKVDGLGGPPGGVAPELLLVRDQAQGFYTGENRHEPGRVVRTMEFAEGITNEVIDCALARARLVWPGVGAARVVMAYKFHLLDGALDDWVRRAAERHGVEIRLCQPDTVNRDLIAHGLPPGTVVVAGNEWADIMHVVLLDRFGGERQESRFTENVHLLPEVAGLVEFQTVHGSADDLEGRGLVNPVATIRAAAAVAERHVGCAGAVAAVEGALAGLAARGVATADVGGSASTGEVVAGVLAGLGVPGPGAGALVAGA; from the coding sequence GTGACGGTCGTGGGGCTCGCGGTGGGGCGGGGTACGGGCGCGGAGGTGGCCGGGGTCTTCGAGCGGGTGCTCGGGCGGCTGGCGGGGGCGTCCGAGGTGCCGGTGCGGGTGGAGCGCGCGGAGCGGGTCTATCACTCGTATGTGTCGCTGCGGGGTGAGGCGCCGGAGCGGGTGGCGGCGCTGACGGAGGAGGACGCGGCGCATTACGAGGGGTTCTGCCGGGGGCTGGCGGCCCGGGGGGTCTCGGCGGTGTTCCGTACGGCGGTCAACGCGCAGTCGTTGTATCTGGTGCGGCAGCGGTTGCGTGCGGTGAAGGTGGACGGGCTGGGGGGTCCGCCGGGTGGGGTGGCGCCGGAGCTGTTGCTGGTGCGGGATCAAGCGCAGGGGTTCTACACGGGGGAGAACCGGCATGAGCCGGGGCGGGTGGTGCGGACGATGGAGTTCGCCGAGGGGATCACGAACGAGGTGATCGACTGCGCGCTGGCGCGGGCGCGGCTGGTGTGGCCCGGGGTGGGGGCGGCGCGGGTGGTGATGGCGTACAAGTTCCATCTGCTGGACGGGGCGCTGGACGACTGGGTGCGGCGGGCGGCGGAGCGGCACGGGGTGGAGATCCGGTTGTGCCAGCCGGACACGGTGAACCGGGATCTGATCGCGCACGGGCTGCCGCCGGGGACGGTGGTGGTGGCGGGGAACGAGTGGGCGGACATCATGCATGTGGTGCTGCTGGACCGGTTCGGGGGTGAGCGGCAGGAGAGCCGCTTCACGGAGAACGTGCATCTGCTGCCGGAGGTGGCGGGGCTGGTGGAGTTCCAGACGGTGCACGGCTCGGCGGACGATCTCGAGGGCCGCGGTCTGGTGAATCCGGTGGCGACGATCCGGGCGGCGGCGGCCGTGGCGGAGCGGCATGTGGGGTGTGCGGGGGCGGTGGCCGCGGTGGAGGGGGCGCTCGCGGGGCTGGCGGCGCGGGGGGTGGCGACGGCCGATGTGGGGGGGTCGGCGTCGACGGGTGAGGTGGTGGCGGGGGTGCTGGCGGGCCTGGGGGTGCCGGGGCCGGGGGCGGGCGCGCTGGTGGCGGGGGCGTGA
- a CDS encoding EF-hand domain-containing protein, producing MRTEAIDRVTLVFTLFDANGNGHLDPEDFELMASRVTAAAEGSGEGARARMAAAFQRYWETLEAELDADGDGRITLEEYRACVLAPERFAGTVREFAEALAALGDPDGDGAIERPLFTALMRAIGFAGPNIDALFDAFGPDAEDRIAVATWVAGIEDFYAPDKAGIPGDHLVSAVV from the coding sequence ATGCGTACTGAGGCCATCGACCGGGTGACGCTGGTGTTCACGCTGTTCGACGCGAACGGCAACGGTCATCTGGACCCGGAGGACTTCGAGCTGATGGCGTCGCGGGTGACGGCGGCTGCGGAGGGTTCGGGGGAGGGTGCGCGGGCGCGGATGGCGGCGGCGTTCCAGCGGTACTGGGAGACGCTGGAGGCGGAGCTGGACGCGGACGGGGACGGGCGGATCACGCTGGAGGAGTACCGGGCGTGTGTGCTGGCGCCGGAGCGGTTCGCGGGGACGGTGCGGGAGTTCGCGGAGGCGCTGGCGGCGCTGGGTGATCCGGACGGGGACGGGGCGATCGAGCGGCCGTTGTTCACGGCGTTGATGCGGGCGATCGGTTTCGCGGGCCCGAACATCGACGCGCTGTTCGACGCGTTCGGTCCGGACGCGGAGGACCGGATCGCGGTGGCGACGTGGGTGGCGGGGATCGAGGACTTCTACGCGCCGGACAAGGCGGGGATTCCGGGGGATCACCTGGTAAGCGCGGTGGTCTGA
- a CDS encoding sensor histidine kinase, giving the protein MTTTGEDHTRAPTGPWWWERRRGAVLDVGLALASAAECGAEGVPFARDAGVPLWLGVVFGLLAGSVLLVRRKWPVAVVLVAVAVTPAEMGLLMGVVGLYTLAACELPRRVIVALAGMSLVGTMIVTFVRVSQDMARGDLTLGDWFVPFAAVATSLGVTAPPLLLGMYVGARRRLMESLRERADSLERELQLLAERAEERAEWARNEERTRIAREMHDVVAHRVSLMVVHAAALQAVARKDPEKAVRNAALVGDMGRQALTELREMLGVLRSGDSGGAVRRRVEPEPAAVPLAAVGVAAAEAASKAAAEVVVVDGPWLSELEELVGQSAAAGMVVALSVEGELRSYPAEVEQTAYRVVQEALTNVHKHAGGAKTYVRLAHRSAEIAMQVENDSPPEPGSASAGLPSGGNGLLGMRERVVALGGVFVSGPTDAGGFRVSAVIPAV; this is encoded by the coding sequence ATGACCACGACGGGGGAAGACCACACCAGGGCGCCGACCGGCCCGTGGTGGTGGGAGAGACGGCGCGGTGCGGTGCTGGACGTCGGTCTGGCGCTGGCGTCGGCGGCGGAGTGCGGCGCGGAGGGCGTGCCGTTCGCGCGGGACGCGGGCGTGCCGCTGTGGCTCGGTGTGGTGTTCGGGCTGCTGGCGGGTTCGGTGCTGCTGGTGCGCCGGAAGTGGCCGGTCGCGGTGGTGCTGGTGGCGGTCGCGGTGACGCCCGCCGAGATGGGCCTGCTGATGGGCGTCGTCGGCCTGTACACGCTGGCGGCGTGCGAGCTGCCGCGCCGGGTGATCGTGGCGCTGGCGGGCATGTCGCTGGTGGGCACGATGATCGTGACGTTCGTGCGGGTGAGCCAGGACATGGCGCGCGGCGATCTGACGCTGGGCGACTGGTTCGTGCCGTTCGCCGCGGTGGCCACCTCGCTGGGTGTGACGGCGCCTCCGCTGCTGCTGGGGATGTACGTGGGTGCCCGGCGCCGGCTGATGGAGAGCCTGCGGGAGCGGGCGGACAGTCTGGAGCGGGAGCTGCAGCTGCTCGCGGAGCGGGCGGAGGAGCGCGCGGAGTGGGCGCGGAACGAGGAGCGCACGCGGATCGCGCGGGAGATGCACGACGTGGTGGCGCACCGGGTGAGTCTGATGGTGGTGCACGCGGCGGCGTTGCAGGCGGTGGCCCGTAAGGACCCGGAGAAGGCGGTGCGGAACGCGGCGCTGGTGGGGGACATGGGCCGGCAGGCGCTGACCGAGCTGCGGGAGATGCTCGGGGTGCTGCGGTCGGGGGACTCGGGCGGTGCGGTGCGGCGGCGGGTGGAGCCGGAGCCGGCCGCGGTGCCGTTGGCGGCGGTGGGGGTTGCCGCCGCGGAGGCGGCGTCGAAGGCGGCGGCCGAGGTGGTCGTGGTGGACGGGCCGTGGCTGTCGGAGCTGGAGGAGCTGGTGGGGCAGTCGGCGGCGGCCGGGATGGTGGTGGCGCTGTCGGTGGAGGGTGAGCTGCGTTCGTATCCGGCGGAGGTGGAGCAGACCGCGTACCGGGTGGTGCAGGAGGCGTTGACGAACGTGCACAAGCACGCGGGTGGTGCGAAGACGTATGTGCGGCTGGCCCATCGGTCGGCGGAGATCGCGATGCAGGTGGAGAACGATTCGCCGCCGGAGCCGGGGTCGGCGTCGGCGGGTCTGCCGTCGGGGGGCAACGGTCTGCTGGGGATGCGGGAGCGGGTCGTGGCGCTGGGGGGCGTGTTCGTGTCGGGGCCGACGGACGCCGGGGGTTTCCGGGTGTCGGCGGTGATCCCGGCCGTGTGA